A single Diceros bicornis minor isolate mBicDic1 chromosome 7, mDicBic1.mat.cur, whole genome shotgun sequence DNA region contains:
- the THYN1 gene encoding thymocyte nuclear protein 1 isoform X3 — MRAGSRKEQRRARGQNPPLFSPCRETMPRPQKRLPGAAGPDEGPAGKHTKTKNPGEASAKVKNSSPQKTSAFKNCEKNLSSYWLMKSEPESRLEKGVDVKFSIEDLKAEPKQTACWDGVRNYQARNFLRAMKLEEEAFFYHSNCKEPGIAGLMKVDVQFVRMMKRFISLAELKTHHQAHKATGGPLKNMALFTRQRLSIQPVTQEEFDFILSLEEEEPS, encoded by the exons ATGAGAGCAGGGTCAAGGAAAGAACAGAGGAGAGCTCGGGGGCAG AATCCTCCGCTCTTCAGCCCCTGCAGGGAGACCATGCCGAGACCTCAGAAGAGGCTGCCCGGGGCTGCTGGGCCAG ATGAGGGGCCAGCAGGAAAACATACCAAAACTAAGAACCCAGGTGAGGCATCAGCTAAAGTGAAGAACTCCAGCCCTCAGAAGACTTCAGCCTTTAAAAATTGTGAGAAGAATCTAAGCAGCTACTGGCTGATGAAGTCAGAGCCAGAAAGCCGACTAGAGAAAGGTGTAGATGTGAAG TTCAGCATTGAGGATCTCAAAGCAGAGCCCAAGCAGACAGCATGCTGGGATGGTGTTCGCAACTACCAG GCCCGGAACTTCCTTAGAGCCATGAAGCTGGAGGAAGAAGCCTTCTTCTACCATAGCAACTGCAAAGAGCCAGGCATTGCAGGACTTATGAAG GTGGACGTACAATTTGTTCGGATGATGAAGCGTTTCATTTCCCTGGCTGAGCTCAAAACCCATCACCAAGCTCACAAAGCCACTGGTGGCCCCTTAAAAAATATGGCTCTCTTCACTCGCCAGAGACTCTCAATTCAGCCTGTGACCCAAG AGgagtttgattttattttgagCCTGGAGGAAGAAGAACCAAGTTAA
- the THYN1 gene encoding thymocyte nuclear protein 1 isoform X1 gives MRAGSRKEQRRARGQNPPLFSPCRETMPRPQKRLPGAAGPDEGPAGKHTKTKNPGEASAKVKNSSPQKTSAFKNCEKNLSSYWLMKSEPESRLEKGVDVKFSIEDLKAEPKQTACWDGVRNYQARNFLRAMKLEEEAFFYHSNCKEPGIAGLMKIVKEAYPDHTQFEKNNPHYDPSSKEDNPKWSMVDVQFVRMMKRFISLAELKTHHQAHKATGGPLKNMALFTRQRLSIQPVTQEEFDFILSLEEEEPS, from the exons ATGAGAGCAGGGTCAAGGAAAGAACAGAGGAGAGCTCGGGGGCAG AATCCTCCGCTCTTCAGCCCCTGCAGGGAGACCATGCCGAGACCTCAGAAGAGGCTGCCCGGGGCTGCTGGGCCAG ATGAGGGGCCAGCAGGAAAACATACCAAAACTAAGAACCCAGGTGAGGCATCAGCTAAAGTGAAGAACTCCAGCCCTCAGAAGACTTCAGCCTTTAAAAATTGTGAGAAGAATCTAAGCAGCTACTGGCTGATGAAGTCAGAGCCAGAAAGCCGACTAGAGAAAGGTGTAGATGTGAAG TTCAGCATTGAGGATCTCAAAGCAGAGCCCAAGCAGACAGCATGCTGGGATGGTGTTCGCAACTACCAG GCCCGGAACTTCCTTAGAGCCATGAAGCTGGAGGAAGAAGCCTTCTTCTACCATAGCAACTGCAAAGAGCCAGGCATTGCAGGACTTATGAAG ATTGTGAAGGAGGCTTACCCAGACCACACACAGTTTGAGAAAAACAATCCCCATTATGATCCATCCAGCAAAGAAGACAACCCCAAATGGTCCATG GTGGACGTACAATTTGTTCGGATGATGAAGCGTTTCATTTCCCTGGCTGAGCTCAAAACCCATCACCAAGCTCACAAAGCCACTGGTGGCCCCTTAAAAAATATGGCTCTCTTCACTCGCCAGAGACTCTCAATTCAGCCTGTGACCCAAG AGgagtttgattttattttgagCCTGGAGGAAGAAGAACCAAGTTAA
- the THYN1 gene encoding thymocyte nuclear protein 1 isoform X2, with protein sequence MPRPQKRLPGAAGPDEGPAGKHTKTKNPGEASAKVKNSSPQKTSAFKNCEKNLSSYWLMKSEPESRLEKGVDVKFSIEDLKAEPKQTACWDGVRNYQARNFLRAMKLEEEAFFYHSNCKEPGIAGLMKIVKEAYPDHTQFEKNNPHYDPSSKEDNPKWSMVDVQFVRMMKRFISLAELKTHHQAHKATGGPLKNMALFTRQRLSIQPVTQEEFDFILSLEEEEPS encoded by the exons ATGCCGAGACCTCAGAAGAGGCTGCCCGGGGCTGCTGGGCCAG ATGAGGGGCCAGCAGGAAAACATACCAAAACTAAGAACCCAGGTGAGGCATCAGCTAAAGTGAAGAACTCCAGCCCTCAGAAGACTTCAGCCTTTAAAAATTGTGAGAAGAATCTAAGCAGCTACTGGCTGATGAAGTCAGAGCCAGAAAGCCGACTAGAGAAAGGTGTAGATGTGAAG TTCAGCATTGAGGATCTCAAAGCAGAGCCCAAGCAGACAGCATGCTGGGATGGTGTTCGCAACTACCAG GCCCGGAACTTCCTTAGAGCCATGAAGCTGGAGGAAGAAGCCTTCTTCTACCATAGCAACTGCAAAGAGCCAGGCATTGCAGGACTTATGAAG ATTGTGAAGGAGGCTTACCCAGACCACACACAGTTTGAGAAAAACAATCCCCATTATGATCCATCCAGCAAAGAAGACAACCCCAAATGGTCCATG GTGGACGTACAATTTGTTCGGATGATGAAGCGTTTCATTTCCCTGGCTGAGCTCAAAACCCATCACCAAGCTCACAAAGCCACTGGTGGCCCCTTAAAAAATATGGCTCTCTTCACTCGCCAGAGACTCTCAATTCAGCCTGTGACCCAAG AGgagtttgattttattttgagCCTGGAGGAAGAAGAACCAAGTTAA